The DNA sequence atgctttcaagagagctggatagagctcttaaggatagcggagtgagggggtatggggcgaaggcaggaacggggtactgattgagagtgatcagccatgatcgcattgaatggcggtgctggcttgaagggctgaatggcctactcctgcacctattgtctattgtctaactgaccCATGTGTAGCAACTTAGAAAACTCAATTTATGGTCTATAAGATTCGTGTAAAACACATACCCATTTTTCAATTGTCTGATTTTCAGCTAAAGCATATGTGACATACGGCAGTAACTTATTGCCCATAAGAAAAATTATAGGGTGTGCAGTGACATTTTGATAGGCCACTTCACTAGCTGTTTGGACCCTGCACGAAAAGTGCTGTATTTTCTAGTATTACTGACTTCATTTGTCAAAGagcaataataaaaaataaacattacaGAATCAAAATTTGATTACTCTTGCTTACACTGGGCACACCAAAGGCTCAGAGCACACTGAGCagagaaaaaataatatttagcCACATGAAATGTATCCCAACTTTTCACGGCCCATTAGCAACCAGTACTTCCAACCGTGTGCAGCGCCAACTAACCTGTGTGCTATTTCTTCAGAAATCTTATCTGGACTATCATCTTCTGTAATATCACATTTTCCTTTATAGTCCATTTCAAGTCTTTCACCCAGCCTCTCTTTGACAGGCCTTTTTCGCTTGAGGTTGCTGGGGTTACGTGCTTGCTGGCTATTGCAACTCTTTCCATCCTGAACGTAGTCATccaattctttttctaatttagcCATTTCCTTTTCTTCCTCCTCCTGACGTTctttttccatcattttctttGCGTGTACATAATTGTAAGTCTCAGACTGCCGAGAATCCATGTCAACATTGCCTTCCATTCCCAGAATTCCTAGCTCGGTTGCCACGGCGTCTTGATTTTGTTCCTGCAGCACAGAGCCCCAAATATTGTTAACTTTGCGACCTGCCGGTTTGGCAAAGTTGCCAGAAGGCACAACACTTTTCCCATCTGTGCCAAAAGGCATCACCACTGATTTTGTAGGTAGACCATTCCCGCTTTGTGAACATTTCTGTCGTTTTCGCCGCAAGAGTCTTTCTTCTTCTTCAGAGTCTTGCTCACTGTCTTCGCTCGAGTTGTCCGATTCTGTGATTCGGTAACGACTGCTCAAATCAAATGAAGATGGATGAGGTTGAAAATCATTTTGCGCAGTAAACGGTGTTGCAGAGTAGTTGGGAAGAGCAGGTTGCTGACTCTTTGAATAAAGTAAAATACAATGAGTAAGAATGAATATCTCAAACAATTTaatgaattatttatttttcagcCGATTATGCCATGAGAGTAATCagttgcttttacataatctaaCTATTGCCAATTCTCCCTCCACTATCTCATTTCTTAACTTCATTTACCCCAGACTTCTTACAATCACAATTATCAAATATTTTGTTCATACAAATTGTATGAtaaactgtgtaagaaggaaccacagatgctagtttaaaccaaagataaacacaaaaagctggagtaactcagcgggacagccagtatctctagagatggaatgggtgacgttttgggtcgagaccctggaatTTAACACCAGGATCTAGGGCGTAATCACACGCTTGATCAAAGAAAAGTTGTTAAATGTCTTAAAAGATAGAGGCATGGAGATGTTCAGGGAAAACAATACTTTATAGTCTTGACATTTGACCATTAATGGTGGAGCAATCAAAATTAGTAATGTACATTATTTATAAGGAAACAGATGTTGAAATATTACAGGACTGGAAGGCATTGCAGAGATACATGTAGATGGATAAATGAATATGGTAAAAGTATAGAAAATGAAAACAGAAGTCAAAATATTAGAAATTAAAGTATTTTGCCACGCAATAGTCAATGCAGGGATGAAAGGTGGTCCTCGGGATAGACCGGGAAACAGGCAGCAAAGTTGCAAAATGATTTACGCATGGGCAGGATTACCATAGCCACAGCATGTATCTCTTTAATCACATGTCAATGTTCTGATAAATGTAAATGCCAAATCGTAATTGTAGGATTCAAACATGGAACGGAAATTTCAACACGGATAATGGGAATATGTATCTGGGACAAGTTTGGGAGGGGGGAACTCTGCAAAGATAGGGATTGGATTTGAGAAAGGGATGAAGGGTTCCCGGCATGATACATGTGTAGACATCAAACATAATGAATGGCAGCTCTTGTTCGCATTGCCTGGGCCCTTCTCACCTCCACGTGTGGGGTAGGCAGCGGCTTTACCGGGAGTACCTCCTCCTGCTGCCTCCCACCTGCACCAGGCCGCGCTCCCGGCACAGCGCTGCAGCACCGCGCCACTCACGTACCTGCTGGTCGGCGCCGGTCGTCATCTCTGAGTCCGAGTCCGACTCAGAGTCCGAGTCCAGCACCTCGCCATCTTCCAGCAGAGCCGCCATCACTTCACCCTCTCCTCCAGACAAACACCCGGGCAACTCTGAGGATATGGGGACACTTCCGGTCGCCGGGACCCGCCTTTCTCACATCCCACCGCGGCGCCGCTGTACCGCCTCCCACCGCTGATGGCGCTGTCACTGCCCGTACCGCCTCCCACCCCACAGAGCTGCTGTACCGCCTCCCACCGCTAATGGCGCTGTCGTTGCCTGTACCGCCGATGGCGCTGTCACCGCCTGCACCGCTGATGGCGCTGTCGCTGCCTGTACCGCCGCTGACAGCGCTGACACTGCCTGTACCGCTTACCACCACTGATGGCGCCTCTACCGCCTTCCACCACCATAGAGCCGCTATTACCGCCTCCCACCACCGATAGCGCTGTCACTGTCTGTACCGCCTCCCACCGCCGATGGCGCTGCCGCTGCCTGTACCGCCTCCCACCGCTGATGGCGCTGGCGCTCCCTGTACCGCCTCCCACCACCACAGAACCGCTGTACCGCCTCCCACCACCGATGGCGCTGCCGCTGCCTTTATCAACTCCCACCATAGAGCCGCTGTCACTGACTGCACCGTCCCACTCAGAGCCGCTGTACCACCTCCCACCAATGACGGCGCTGTCGTCGCTTCTGCTGCGATGACCTCCCACAACCGTGGACATTTTTTTGCATCAACTCTTCTCGTTCGTGATCTCCTCTGGTCCCctggaaaaaaaatagttaagacaaatgtgggtcccttgaagacagaagcaggtgaatttattagggggaacaaggaaatggcagacgtgtTGAGCAGGtagtttggatctgtcttcactaaggaagacacaaacaaacaatcacccagatgttctagtgggcagagatcctagggtgacggaggaactgaaggaaattcacattaggcaggaaatggtgttcggtagactgatgggacaggctgataaatccccagggcctgatggtctgcatcccagagtacttaaggaggtggcgctagaaattgtggacgcattggtgatcattttccaatgttctatagattcaggatcagttcctgtggattggagggtagctaatgttatcccactttttaagaaaggagggagagagaaaacaggaaattatagaccagttagtctgacatcagtggcggggaagatgctggagtcaattatcaaagaagaaattgcggaacatttggatagcgctaactggatcgttccgagtcagcatggatttacgaaggggaattcatgcttgactaatcttccggaattttttgaggatgtaactaggaaaatggacaagggagagccaatggatgtagtgtacctggactttcagaaagcctttgataaggtcccacatagtcaagtcaagccaagtttatttgtcacatacatatacaagatgtgcagtgaaatgcaagtggcaacgcctgtggattgtgctaaactacaaaacagaatagaaaaaaaaaatttaacacaaagaataaatgaatacagtaaattaaattagtccctggtgatatgagagttaacagtcctgatggcctgttggaagaaactccgtctcatcctctctgttttcacagcgtgacagcggaggcgtttgcctgaacaGTCCATtgttggggtggtaggggtcccccataatgttgctggctctggatctgcacctcctgatgtataggtcctgcaggggggcgagtgtagttcccatagtgcgttcagccgaacgcactactctccgcagagccttcctgtcctgggcacagctgttcccaaaccaagatgctttctacagccccggagtagaagcactgaaagatcctcagagagactctaaattgaggtggtaaaggcgctgccttgccttacttaccagtacggcaatgtgtgttgtccatgtcagatcctctgtgatgtggactcccaggtatttaaagctgctcaccctatccacagtaatcccatttaactccagtggcgtgtacgtcctcggttgttgagcccttctaaagtctacaatcagctccttagtttttgtgacattcaagaggaggctgttgtcctgacaccagagtgatAGAACAGCCaccagtaggccttctcatcgttatcagagatcaggcccaccaccaaagtgtcatcagcaaacttgatgatggagttggagctgaacctggccacacagtcatttgtgtacagggagtacagtagggggctaaggacgcaaccctggggggatcctgtgttcagggtgaggaggttagaagtatgtctccccatcttgaccacttggggcctggcagtgagaaagtccaggacccaggcacacaggggagtgttaagctccAGTTtctgcagcttctcagcaagtctggtggggactattgtattgaaagctgaactaaaatcaatgaagagcatcctcacatagccccccttctggctgtcaagatgcgagagagcggtgtgcagaacctgggagaccgcataaTCCGTGGATCTGcttggacggtatgcgaactgcagcgggtccatattgcgagggaggaaggcacagatgtggttcttgatcagcttcTCAAAGCagttcatgaccaccgaggtgagggccactggtcgatagtcattcaaacaagctaaaGAGGCATtttttggcactggtacgatgatggatcttttgaagcgtggagagaccacggacttggccaaggagaggttgaatattgtggtgagcactggagcaagctgagtggcacaagactttagtactcgcccacatataccatctgggcctccagctttcctccgtgttcacacgcatcagagccctcctcacgtcgtgctcggacaccgagaatgtgtgcacatccgcagcggtggatccccctccagcctcgctagccagcgtgctggcggtgttgtttttagacggcatgctaggggtaatgttgcccgtctcgaaccgtgcgtagaaggagttcaagtcatcagctagggaggtgccagcacttccggttgagagggggctgcaccggtagttaattatagtccgtagcccttgccaaaggcgcctggtgtcctgctgctccatctgcgactccatcctgtccctgtacctcctttttgcgtccttcactgcccttcgcagtcggtaggactctaccttgtagtcgtccatattaCCGGATGCCATgctggagttgtaagcagcggtgcgagcattcaaggcaatgCGAATAgatctgtccacccagggttcttgattaggaaagatactaatccttaccgtggggacgatgttatcggctattcTTGCAATAAAGtctgtaaccgcttccgcaaactcattgacgtctctggaacttgtttggatcatattccagtcgacatcgctcagtgcatcttgcagcatggcctctgaatggtcagaccaccactttacatccctcgtcaccgccgtttcccgtactatccgttgtttatactccggcagcaggaaaatggcagcgtgttGAGCATATTGAGGGCAGATTAgtaggcaagattagagcacatggtaatgggggtagggtgctgacatggatagaaaattggttggcagacaggaaacaaagagtagggattaacgggtcccttacagaatggcaggcagtgtctagtggggtacagcaaggctcggtgctgggaccgcagcgatttacaatatacattaatgacttagatgaagggattaaaagtaacattagtaaatttgcggatgacacaaagctgggtggcagtgtgaaatgtgaggaggatgctatgaggatgcagggtgacttggacaggttgtgtgagtgggcagatgcatggcagatgcagtttaacgtggataaatgtgaggttatccactttggtggaaagaacaggaaggcagattattatccgaatggtgtcaagttaggaaatggggaagtacaacgagatctgggtgtccttgttcatcagtcacttaaagttagcatgcaggtacagcaggcagtgaggaaagctaatagcaagttggcctttatgacacgaggagttgagtattggtgcaaagacgtccttctgcagttgtacagggccctagtgagactgcacctggagtactgtgtgcagttttggtctccaaatttgaggaaggatattcttgctattgagggcgtgcagcgtaggttcactaggttaattcttggaatggcgggactgttgaaaggctggagcgactaggcttgtatacgctggaatttagaagggtgataggggatcttattgaaacatataagattattatctgttgggggagtccagaaccaggggccacagtttaagaacaaggggtaagccatttagaacagagatgaggaaaaactttttcagtcagagagttgtgaatctgtggaattctctgcctcagagggcagtggaggccaattctctgaatacattcaagagagcgctagatagagctcttaagggtagcggagtcagggggtttggggagaaggcaggaacatggtactgattgtgaatgatcagccatgatcacattgaatggcggtgctggcttgaagggctgaatggcctactcctgcacctattgtcttatcTATTACATGAATTGGACATGTTTCTATAATTTCAACCGAACCAGTGGAGCTGCATTTCATGAATTGGATGTGTTTTTATAATTTTAACCCAACCGAAAGAGGCTTAAAATCTTTGCTCTTGATGTCCAACCGACTGTTTACATATGGCAGAGATTATAATGTTTTAAAATCACTTTGTCAACTTGTTTACTCATTTTGAGCATTTGTATTTACTCCTTATAAGATAGGAAATATTTCACCTCcttgggaggtggaaggaggcgATTAGGGGGGCCAGGGTCACGGTCTTAAAACAGGATTGAAACATTGCAACTTGTAATGGGTATTGAAGTTTGGATTGTCTTGAAAATGACTATTGATCCCAACTTAATTactaatttaaaatctaacattgATAAATATTgacaaaataaatgaaaggaTGTGGggcaaaacatagaaaaataagtgcaggagtaaaccattcggcccttcgagccagcaccgccattcacaatcacaataatactttattagccaagtatgttttgcaacatacgaggaacttcatttgccatacagtcataacaataagatcatggctgatcatccaaaatcagtaccccgttcctgcttttttccccaatatcccttgattcctttagccctaagagctaaatct is a window from the Rhinoraja longicauda isolate Sanriku21f chromosome 3, sRhiLon1.1, whole genome shotgun sequence genome containing:
- the phax gene encoding phosphorylated adapter RNA export protein — protein: MAALLEDGEVLDSDSESDSDSEMTTGADQQSQQPALPNYSATPFTAQNDFQPHPSSFDLSSRYRITESDNSSEDSEQDSEEEERLLRRKRQKCSQSGNGLPTKSVVMPFGTDGKSVVPSGNFAKPAGRKVNNIWGSVLQEQNQDAVATELGILGMEGNVDMDSRQSETYNYVHAKKMMEKERQEEEEKEMAKLEKELDDYVQDGKSCNSQQARNPSNLKRKRPVKERLGERLEMDYKGKCDITEDDSPDKISEEIAHRLREPKTALIHRVVKAIGKKKAIELLTQTTEVEQNGGLMIVDGSRRRTPGGVYLQLLKSTPSITQDQIKEIFYDENQREYNSKKAAKKRRRHIIGKKMKQAIKELNLQVDDDASRETFASDTNDALASVEDTEEVQMEKSTLDPEDVIELDNSNDLEIF